The Magnetospirillum sp. 15-1 genome window below encodes:
- a CDS encoding DDE-type integrase/transposase/recombinase → MSNGFSFQPGASVLWRGKRCTVVEAVTASSVLLDVGGGQDKEVVPVSKLRSLKDVESAQADRSLDALAAEDLAEAKRRFAIIKPLVRCERRSEEDVQRVAEQHDVPRSTLYRWIKRYEGRRRMTDLAPSRRGRKMPKRLSPEVEAIIASVIDEKYLSKQKASGEEVILEVHRHCRAASLSKPCAETVRARLRAIDPKEKVLRREGKKAAHDKFGAVKGNFPGADAPLAVVQIDHTLLDILVLDEEMRLPIGRPWLTLAIDVFSRMVVGYHLSLDNPGSFAVGLCLCHGMLDKAAELERLGVKGEWPVWGKPRMIHSDNGKDFRSYLIQDTLDEHDIRYEFRPPKTPHYGGHIERLAGTLARKVHALPGATFSNPKQRGEYKSEAQARMTLRELRSWLLNLIVGVYHNKAHRG, encoded by the coding sequence ATTCAGCTTTCAGCCCGGCGCCTCAGTTCTCTGGCGTGGCAAGCGCTGCACCGTCGTCGAGGCGGTGACGGCATCCTCGGTGCTGCTCGACGTCGGGGGCGGGCAGGACAAGGAAGTGGTGCCTGTCTCCAAGTTGCGATCGCTCAAGGATGTGGAGTCCGCTCAGGCGGATCGCAGCTTGGACGCATTGGCTGCCGAAGACCTGGCCGAGGCCAAACGGCGTTTCGCCATCATCAAGCCGCTGGTGCGCTGCGAGCGGCGGAGCGAAGAGGATGTCCAGCGCGTCGCCGAACAGCATGACGTTCCTCGATCCACGCTGTATCGCTGGATCAAGCGGTACGAGGGGCGGAGGCGCATGACTGACCTTGCTCCCTCGCGCCGTGGCCGCAAGATGCCCAAGCGCCTGTCGCCCGAGGTCGAGGCGATCATCGCCAGCGTCATTGATGAGAAATATCTCTCCAAGCAGAAGGCCAGCGGCGAAGAGGTCATCCTGGAGGTCCATCGCCATTGCCGTGCCGCCAGTCTATCGAAGCCCTGCGCAGAGACGGTTCGTGCCAGGCTACGGGCCATCGACCCGAAGGAAAAGGTGCTGAGGCGCGAGGGTAAGAAGGCCGCCCACGACAAGTTCGGGGCGGTGAAGGGCAACTTCCCCGGGGCGGATGCGCCGCTGGCCGTGGTGCAGATCGACCACACCTTGCTCGACATCTTGGTGCTCGACGAGGAGATGCGCCTACCCATCGGCCGTCCGTGGCTGACCCTGGCTATCGATGTCTTCAGCCGCATGGTGGTGGGCTATCACCTCTCGCTCGACAATCCCGGCTCCTTCGCCGTCGGCCTCTGCCTGTGCCATGGGATGTTGGACAAGGCGGCGGAACTGGAGCGGCTTGGCGTTAAGGGCGAATGGCCGGTCTGGGGTAAGCCCCGCATGATCCATTCCGACAACGGCAAGGACTTCCGTAGCTACCTGATCCAGGACACCCTGGACGAGCACGATATCCGCTACGAATTCCGCCCGCCGAAGACGCCACATTACGGCGGTCACATCGAGCGCCTGGCCGGGACTCTGGCGCGGAAGGTTCACGCCCTTCCTGGGGCGACCTTCTCCAATCCCAAGCAGCGCGGCGAGTACAAATCCGAGGCCCAGGCGCGGATGACGCTGCGGGAACTGCGGTCCTGGCTGCTCAACCTCATCGTCGGCGTCTACCACAACAAGGCACACAGGGGATAG